Proteins encoded within one genomic window of Panicum virgatum strain AP13 chromosome 1N, P.virgatum_v5, whole genome shotgun sequence:
- the LOC120653486 gene encoding protein MAIN-LIKE 1-like, with protein sequence MAPTLQDVAMLLGLSITGDAVGPHVAPSTWLEDLEECFAGVATTIDLEDFNEHPQSKGPSKSWLLQFQPDLLAADADEYSVTRSLEAYLLWLFGYIMFNNSHGHCVDRVLLPYAQEIADANEDAIPLYSWGSAVLACTYRGLCKASRQNDRNAVLTGCPILLQLWSYERIAIGRPMID encoded by the exons atggcaccgaccctgcaggacgttgcgatgctgcttggtCTTTCTATCACCGGAGACGCTGTCGGGCCCCACGTGGCACCTTCTACGTGGCTGGAGGATCTTGAGGAATgttttgcaggtgttgccaccacgattgatcttgaagatttcaatgagcacccacagtcgaaaggcccttccaagtcatggctcctacagtttcag ccggatctgttggcagccgatgctgatgagtacagcgtgactagatcactcgaggcatacctgctgtggttgtttgggtacatcatgttcaacaattCACACGGCCACTGTGTGGATAGGGTACTTCTACcctacgcacaggagatcgccgatGCAAATGAGGATGCCATTcccttatatagttggggttcagcggttcttgcatgcacatatcgtggactctgcaaggcatcacggcagaatgataggaatgctgtcctaacggggtgcccaattctgctacagctttggtcttacGAGAGGATTGCTATCGGTCGTCCTATGATTGACTAG